In Salvelinus namaycush isolate Seneca unplaced genomic scaffold, SaNama_1.0 Scaffold598, whole genome shotgun sequence, one DNA window encodes the following:
- the LOC120041978 gene encoding beta-crystallin B2-like produces MGGFLFFPGFIMSGEKSKSATQTDGKAAQGKRSEMGMNAYKMCVFDQENFQGRCMEITNECMNVCDMGMDRVRSLRVDCGPFVGYEQMNFCGEMFILEKGEYPRWDSWSNCQKNDYLLSFRPVRMDPEKHKICLFEVGEFKGRKMEIMDDDVPSLFSYGFTDRVGSIMVSCGTWVGYQFPGYRGSQYLLEKGDYKHFNEFGARHPQFQSVRRIRDMQWHQHGCYTLSSK; encoded by the exons aTGGGGGGATTTCTATTCTTCCCTGGCT TCATCATGTCTGGAGAAAAGTCTAAATCTGCTACCCAGACCGACGGCAAGGCCGCCCAGGGGAAGAGATCTGAGATGGGCATGAACGCCTACAAg atGTGTGTCTTCGACCAGGAGAACTTCCAGGGCCGCTGTATGGAGATCACCAATGAGTGCATGAACGTGTGTGACATGGGCATGGACAGGGTCCGCTCCCTGCGTGTCGACTGCGGGCC ttTCGTGGGTTATGAGCAGATGAACTTCTGTGGTGAGATGTTCATCCTGGAGAAGGGAGAGTACCCTCGCTGGGACTCCTGGAGCAACTGTCAGAAGAACGACTACCTGCTGTCCTTCAGGCCCGTCCGCATG gaCCCTGAGAAGCACAAGATCTGCCTGTTCGAGGTTGGAGAGTTCAAGGGTCGTAAGATGGAGATCATGGATGATGATGTtccctctctgttctcctacGGATTCACCGATAGGGTCGGCAGCATCATGGTCAGCTGCGGAAC CTGGGTGGGTTACCAGTTCCCTGGATACCGTGGTTCCCAGTACCTCCTGGAGAAGGGTGACTACAAGCACTTCAATGAGTTCGGCGCCCGTCACCCCCAGTTCCAGTCTGTGAGGCGTATCCGTGACATGCAGTGGCACCAGCACGGCTGCTACACCTTGTCCAGCAAGTGA